One Phalacrocorax aristotelis chromosome 10, bGulAri2.1, whole genome shotgun sequence genomic region harbors:
- the NUDT16L1 gene encoding tudor-interacting repair regulator protein isoform X2, whose amino-acid sequence MAAMGAMAAMGTLPAGAGALPPLPTLGVPGVPELKPLTRYEAMRLGPGWSHSCHAMLYAPNPGMLFGRIPLRYAVLVMGMVRVPLYTQKDRMGGLPNFLGNSFVGTAKFQLLFALKILNMVPEEKLAEAVAATQKPKKPAIDQAAGATGNMPAAKPVNEVVAPAKTGNELAERAENQAAAQAGAEAVEQPVAGLESGAVAEQPAAVPVAEAVEQPAGLGADAVVEQPVAEPME is encoded by the exons ATGGCGGCCATGGGGGCGATGGCGGCCATGGGGACGCTGCCGGCGGGTGCGGGggcgctgccgccgctgccGACGCTGGGGGTACCGGGAGTGCCCGAGCTGAAGCCGCTGACGCGGTACGAGGCGATGCGGCTGGGCCCGGGCTGGAGCCACTCCTGCCACGCCATGCTGTACGCGCCCAACCCAGGGATGCTCTTCGGCCGCATCCCGCTGCGCTACGCCGTGCTG GTGATGGGCATGGTCCGTGTCCCCCTCTATACCCAGAAGGACCGCATGGGCGGGCTGCCCAATTTCCTGGGCAACTCCTTCGTCGGAACCGCCAAATTCCAGCTGCTCTTTGCCCTGAAGATCTTGAATATGGTGCCGGAGGAGAAGCTGGCAGAGGCGGTGGCTGCCACCCAGAAGCCAAAGAAGCCGGCCATCGACCAGGCAGCAGGGGCGACAGGGAACATGCCTGCAGCTAAGCCAGTGAACGAGGTGGTGGCGCCTGCTAAAACAGGCAACGAATTGGCAGAAAGGGCAGAGAAccaggcagctgcccaggcagggGCCGAGGCAGTGGAGCAGCCAGTGGCTGGGTTGGAGAGCGGGGCCGTGGCggagcagccagcagccgtgccAGTGGCTGAGGCAGTGGAGCAgccggcagggctgggggcagacGCTGTGGTGGAGCAGCCGGTGGCTGAGCCAATGGAGTGA
- the NUDT16L1 gene encoding tudor-interacting repair regulator protein isoform X1, which produces MRRVTRTASPAPIRRPAPPPSAHWAPRSAAHRRWFLLAVGSAFLVAGARARSGLPGRAARKAMAAMGAMAAMGTLPAGAGALPPLPTLGVPGVPELKPLTRYEAMRLGPGWSHSCHAMLYAPNPGMLFGRIPLRYAVLMQMRFDGLLGFPGGFVDRRYWSLEDGLNRVLGLGLGCVRLTEADYLCSHLTEGPHRVVAHFYARQLTLEELHTIEISAVHSRDHGLEVMGMVRVPLYTQKDRMGGLPNFLGNSFVGTAKFQLLFALKILNMVPEEKLAEAVAATQKPKKPAIDQAAGATGNMPAAKPVNEVVAPAKTGNELAERAENQAAAQAGAEAVEQPVAGLESGAVAEQPAAVPVAEAVEQPAGLGADAVVEQPVAEPME; this is translated from the exons ATGCGGCGAGTGACGCGGACGGCGTCGCCCGCTCCCATTAGGCGTCCGGCTCCCCCGCCGAGTGCTCATTGGGCGCCGCGGAGCGCGGCGCACCGCCGCTGGTTCTTGCTGGCGGTCGGTTCCGCCTTCCTCGTCGCCGGCGCGCGTGCGCGGAGCGGACTCCCAGGGCGGGCGGCGAGGAAGGCGATGGCGGCCATGGGGGCGATGGCGGCCATGGGGACGCTGCCGGCGGGTGCGGGggcgctgccgccgctgccGACGCTGGGGGTACCGGGAGTGCCCGAGCTGAAGCCGCTGACGCGGTACGAGGCGATGCGGCTGGGCCCGGGCTGGAGCCACTCCTGCCACGCCATGCTGTACGCGCCCAACCCAGGGATGCTCTTCGGCCGCATCCCGCTGCGCTACGCCGTGCTG ATGCAGATGCGATTTGACGGACTGCTGGGCTTTCCCGGGGGGTTCGTGGATCGCCGTTACTGGTCCCTGGAGGACGGTCTGAATCGGGTGCTGGGCTTGGGTTTGGGCTGTGTGCGCCTGACGGAAGCTGACTATCTGTGCTCGCACCTGACAGAGGGGCCACATCGCGTGGTGGCACACTTCTACGCCAGGCAGCTGACCCTGGAGGAGCTGCATACCATCGAGATCAGCGCGGTGCATTCCCGAGACCACGGGCTGGAG GTGATGGGCATGGTCCGTGTCCCCCTCTATACCCAGAAGGACCGCATGGGCGGGCTGCCCAATTTCCTGGGCAACTCCTTCGTCGGAACCGCCAAATTCCAGCTGCTCTTTGCCCTGAAGATCTTGAATATGGTGCCGGAGGAGAAGCTGGCAGAGGCGGTGGCTGCCACCCAGAAGCCAAAGAAGCCGGCCATCGACCAGGCAGCAGGGGCGACAGGGAACATGCCTGCAGCTAAGCCAGTGAACGAGGTGGTGGCGCCTGCTAAAACAGGCAACGAATTGGCAGAAAGGGCAGAGAAccaggcagctgcccaggcagggGCCGAGGCAGTGGAGCAGCCAGTGGCTGGGTTGGAGAGCGGGGCCGTGGCggagcagccagcagccgtgccAGTGGCTGAGGCAGTGGAGCAgccggcagggctgggggcagacGCTGTGGTGGAGCAGCCGGTGGCTGAGCCAATGGAGTGA